The following proteins are encoded in a genomic region of Sebastes fasciatus isolate fSebFas1 chromosome 12, fSebFas1.pri, whole genome shotgun sequence:
- the LOC141779133 gene encoding ataxin-1-like yields MKSNQERSNGCLPPKKREMLSLEHRAVVVAAAAPPAAVVADSPHTENLAWLASVASERCKSRDAESPRCPISSASSYSPSTSIPSSATPLSAVPLASLPAVYPTALPQQAGTIQFAQLGPNVQFISSGPYAGYISSHIIANAGSAPNSAAMGQRPQLDGYTTALISPNNKGEQQFQIGLSPTELTPVSLPNSPQVTSQYFHLDSRTPLTVSGNAVSSQTAHLQLHPHTAVLPQTLTLAPSQLLVQYADGSFGRKPEGHAKGVLNGELELVKQTKTHSHQVNHQQVHSYEARHILLPADYGQNPAGLQTSLVLLAQPNHHGAERDTGSNKFSFVQTEKGGICLGKPVSRSSSFTSLTSSDVVKSVAPHTVIQTTLPHEELPASLYSSTQPPIIGYITSANQHGVSYHAALPQHLVIPSGQSLLIPVSGTNNGTEIEVSRTVSTLTATTPQISTAMPHAYLATALSKCEAIGPDGNQPPPAVAHAPAMPVLPSNPVPAAVATPSPTPAPVPSPAPVSIQASHSISSPSSPVALPPFFMRGSIIQLADGELKRVEDLKTEDFIQSAEISSELKIDSSTVERIDSGQSPNAVVIQFSVGELKAQVCVEVLLEYPFFVFGQGWSSCCPDRTTQLFELSCAKLCVGDVCVSLTLRGLRTTSVTDSHAPGTKLKTGHLSDSCHNADAIVRNSTSPNAAGRNSGLLMKASGADRLEREQVTGPGPGEGIYGAGPMLTGEVRQESVKTDMPALTKIQCGDPERPTVRKRRWSAPERDQTGRAEEEPPLTLPKPSFIPQEVKISIEGHSSTGSERRLNRRIDC; encoded by the exons ATGAAGTCCAACCAGGAGCGGAGTAATGGATGTCTGCCTCCTAAGAAGCGTGAGATGCTGTCTCTGGAGCACAGGGCGGTGGTAGTAGCCGCAGCAGCGCCTCCAGCTGCAGTGGTTGCTGACAGTCCCCACACAGAGAACCTAGCATGGCTGGCAAGTGTAGCCAGCGAACGCTGCAAATCCAGGGACGCAGAGAGCCCGAGATGTCCCATCTCCTCCGCTTCCTCCTATTCTCCTTCCACTTCTATCCCTTCCTCGGCCACTCCTCTGTCTGCGGTGCCCCTGGCCTCTCTGCCTGCAGTTTACCCCACCGCCCTTCCCCAGCAGGCTGGTACTATCCAGTTCGCTCAGCTGGGACCCAACGTCCAGTTCATCAGCTCTGGGCCCTACGCCGGCTACATCTCCTCTCACATCATCGCCAACGCTGGCTCTGCACCCAACAGCGCTGCCATGGGACAGCGTCCCCAGCTGGATGGTTACACCACTGCCCTCATCTCCCCCAACAACAAAGGGGAGCAGCAGTTTCAAATAGGCCTCTCTCCCACAGAACTGACTCCTGTGTCGCTCCCAAACTCTCCCCAAGTCACCAGCCAGTACTTTCATCTGGACAGCAGGACACCTCTGACCGTCAGCGGAAACGCCGTCTCTTCCCAGACGGCCCACCTCCAGCTCCACCCTCACACAGCCGTCCTCCCTCAAACGCTCACTCTGGCTCCCTCACAGCTCTTGGTACAGTATGCAGATGGTTCCTTTGGAAGGAAACCAGAGGGGCATGCTAAGGGTGTGTTGAACGGGGAATTAGAGTTGGTCAAACAGACTAAAACCCACAGTCATCAAGTGAACCATCAGCAGGTCCACAGCTATGAGGCCAGACACATCCTCCTGCCTGCAGACTACGGCCAAAACCCTGCAGGACTCCAGACCTCCTTGGTGCTGTTGGCCCAGCCCAACCACCACGGAGCTGAACGTGACACTGGCTCAAATAAGTTCTCCTTTGTCCAGACTGAGAAAGGAGGTATCTGTTTGGGGAAACCAGTGTCCAGATCGTCCTCCTTCACCTCCCTCACTTCCTCAGATGTGGTTAAGTCCGTTGCTCCTCACACAGTCATCCAGACCACTCTACCCCACGAGGAGCTGCCAGCCAGCCTCTATTCCTCCACACAGCCACCCATCATCGGCTACATCACCAGCGCAAATCAGCATGGCGTCAGCTACCATGCGGCACTGCCCCAGCACCTGGTCATCCCGAGCGGCCAGTCCCTCCTCATCCCGGTCAGCGGCACCAATAATGGCACAGAAATTGAGGTTAGTCGTACGGTCAGCACCCTGactgctacaactcctcaaataTCCACCGCCATGCCACATGCCTATCTGGCCACAGCCCTGTCCAAGTGTGAGGCGATCGGGCCAGATGGAAATCAACCACCCCCTGCCGTCGCGCACGCACCAGCGATGCCGGTCCTGCCCTCAAACCCGGTTCCTGCAGCGGTGGCAACTCCCTCGCCAACACCTGCTCCTGTCCCCAGTCCCGCCCCTGTTTCCATCCAAGCCTCCCActccatctcctctccctcctcccccgtGGCGCTCCCTCCGTTCTTCATGCGAGGCTCCATCATCCAGCTGGCCGACGGGGAGCTGAAGCGCGTGGAGGACCTGAAGACGGAGGACTTCATCCAGAGTGCTGAGATTAGCAGCGAGCTGAAGATCGACTCCAGCACTGTCGAGCGTATTGACAGTGGACAGAGTCCTAATGCTGTGGTCATACAGTTTTCTGTGGGAGAGCTCAAAGCCCAG gtgtgtgtggaggtgctgCTGGAGTATCCCTTCTTTGTATTTGGCCAGGGATGGTCGTCCTGCTGCCCGGACAGGACCACCCAGCTGTTTGAGCTGTCCTGTGCTAAGCTGTGTGTGGGGGACGTATGCGTGTCGCTGACCCTCCGCGGCCTGAGGACCACTTCAGTAACAGACAGCCATGCTCCGGGGACCAAGCTGAAGACTGGTCACCTCTCTGACTCCTGTCACAATGCGGACGCCATTGTAAGAAACAGTACGAGTCCAAACGCTGCAGGCAGAAACAGTGGCCTTCTCATGAAGGCTTCCGGTGCAGACAGGCTGGAGAGGGAGCAGGTTACTGGACCGGGACCAGGGGAGGGGATCTACGGAGCTGGACCAATGCTGACCGGAGAAGTGAGACAGGAATCAGTGAAAACAGACATGCCTGCTCTTACCAAAATACAATGTGGTGATCCAGAGAGACCCACAGTCCGCAAGAGACGCTGGTCAGCTCCAGAGCGAGACCAGACCGGGAGAGCTGAGGAGGAGCCTCCTCTGACTCTGCCCAAACCCTCCTTCATCCCTCAGGAGGTTAAAATCAGCATAGAGGGCCACTCCAGTACCGGGAGTGAAAGGCGCTTGAACAGAAGAATAGACTGTTGA